A genomic window from Litoreibacter janthinus includes:
- a CDS encoding YeeE/YedE family protein: METVFTPWQSLSGGVLIGAASVMLMATLGRVMGATGILAGLFSPSSMSDWTWRAAVLLGMISGPIAVLAITGQMPAVQVPISTTMLVIGGFIVGIGVTFGSGCTSGHGVCGMARLSPRSIAATVMFMLTTGITVYVIRHVLGG, from the coding sequence GTGGAAACCGTATTCACACCTTGGCAATCCCTGAGCGGCGGCGTTCTTATCGGCGCCGCTTCCGTCATGTTGATGGCCACGCTTGGCCGCGTCATGGGAGCGACTGGCATCCTGGCTGGCTTGTTCTCACCGTCTAGTATGTCTGATTGGACATGGCGCGCGGCGGTGCTGCTGGGCATGATCTCCGGCCCCATCGCCGTTTTGGCGATCACCGGTCAGATGCCCGCGGTCCAAGTTCCAATCTCGACAACCATGCTCGTCATTGGCGGGTTCATCGTTGGCATTGGCGTGACCTTCGGATCCGGCTGCACCTCAGGGCACGGCGTTTGCGGCATGGCCCGCTTATCGCCCCGCTCAATCGCGGCGACCGTCATGTTCATGCTGACAACTGGCATCACG
- a CDS encoding YgaP family membrane protein yields MATNVGKIDRVFRLILGIVLVAAPFVSGMALFNSTIVTAISLIAGVVMLVTAAARTCPLYSIFGIKTCKV; encoded by the coding sequence ATGGCTACGAATGTTGGCAAAATCGATCGTGTGTTTCGCCTAATCTTGGGCATCGTCTTAGTCGCAGCACCTTTTGTTAGTGGAATGGCGCTCTTCAATTCGACCATTGTCACAGCGATCTCGTTGATTGCAGGTGTGGTGATGTTGGTAACTGCTGCGGCACGCACATGTCCGCTCTACTCAATCTTCGGCATCAAGACTTGCAAGGTCTAA